A part of Salvelinus alpinus chromosome 5, SLU_Salpinus.1, whole genome shotgun sequence genomic DNA contains:
- the LOC139575034 gene encoding high choriolytic enzyme 1-like has protein sequence MAPVFVLTIFIAVLCSAQGRSTGKASFERSEEVLEIDSTSINSIEQDEFSASTLIEKANRNLGQRLDEPLVMFGDIAVDTGFMNADPCTSQSCKWEKYSDGNVYVPYVISKEYSPQEMSVIEGGLHTFAASTCVRFFPRTNQRDFVDIQSKLGCYSYVGRQGNSQVVSLSRNGCVKLSVVQHELLHALGFNHEHSRSDRDSHVKILTENIIPGKESNFKKINTNNLGTPYDYNSVMQYTRFAFSRNKQPTILPIPDNDVVIGRATEMSPNDILRINRLYNCRKLD, from the exons ATGgcacctgtctttgtgctgacCATTTTCATCGCTGTTCTCTGCTCAGCTCAGGGCCGATCTACAGGG AAAGCTTCATTTGAAAGGAGTGAAGAGGTCTTGGAAATTG ACAGCACCAGCATCAACAGCATTGAGCAGGATGAATTTTCTGCTTCAACGCTCATTGAGAAGGCCAACAGAAATCTTG GACAAAGACTTGACGAGCCACTAGTCATGTTTGGGGACATTGCGGTAGATACTGGGTTCATGAACGCTGACCCCTGCACATCTCAAAGCTGCAAGTGGGAGAAGTACTCTGATGGGAATGTTTACGTGCCCTATGTGATCTCTAAAGAATACT CGCCCCAGGAAATGTCCGTTATTGAAGGTGGGCTGCATACCTTTGCTGCATCAACCTGCGTCCGATTCTTTCCCCGAACCAATCAGAGGGACTTTGTGGACATCCAGTCTAAGTTAGG CTGTTACTCGTATGTTGGTCGCCAGGGCAATAGTCAGGTGGTGTCTCTGAGTAGGAACGGATGTGTCAAGCTGTCTGTGGTGCAGCATGAACTGCTGCATGCCTTGGGCTTTAACCACGAGCATTCACGCAGTGACCGTGACAGCCATGTTAAAATCCTGACTGAGAACATTATTCCTG GAAAGGAATCCAATTTCAAAAAGATCAACACGAATAACCTGGGGACTCCATATGACTACAATTCTGTCATGCAATACACTAG GTTTGCCTTCTCCAGGAACAAACAGCCCACCATTCTTCCAATCCCTGACAATGATGTAGTTATTGGCAGGGCAACTGAGATGAGCCCCAATGATATTCTGCGGATCAATCGTCTTTACAACTGCA GAAAGTTGgactga